CTTTTGTCGTGCCGCCGGCCGCCGCCGCGCCTGACGGCGCGGCGGCGGGGAAGAAAAGGGAAGGGCCGACAGCTTCATGCCCCCGCCAAGGGCGTGGACGTGGCACCATCATTCCCCCTTGCGGGCGCCGGCGCGGCTGGCGCTTTCCCCGAACGGGAGACCTCGGGCGCGACCGACGCCCCCTTGAGCGCCGCCAGCGCACCCGCGCCGCCCAGCCGCAGCACATGGCCCAGCACGTCCCGGAACTCGCGTTCCGTCAGTTGCTCGATCGGCAGCGCTGTCACGATTGCCGCATAGCGATCGCGCAGCTTCTGGCGCGTGGCGGCAATCTCGCCCGCAATGCGTTTCTCGCGCGCTTCCAGATCAGCGAGCTTATCGCGTTCAGACATTTTCGGCATGACCAGTTTCCTTGTTCAGGCTGGCCCGCTCGTCACGCGATCCTTGTCGCACAGGCGCATCCGCGCCACAAGCGACCCCGCCGCATAGCGCGGCCTATCTCCCCTGATCGACCACCACCGCCATGGGTGCGCCCGGCAGCGGTAGGGATGACGCAGCGACGCTGTCGCTGCGGGCAAGCGACGCACGCGCTGCGCGGTTTGTAATGCACCGTACGCACGGGTGCTGTGGCCTGAAACTGCCCTATAATCAATGGTTTCCGTTGGCAGACGCGTCAGCCAGATTTCACGTTATTTGGCTGACGCGTCTGCCGCCTCAGTACTATTGCCCGAAAAAGCCCCGCAATTCCGTCGTTTCCGGCTGGCAGACACGTCCGCCACGCTGATTTTATTGTGATCGTCGCTTGTCTGCGCTATAGTTGCTGTGCGTCGTGACCTCCTTGTCGAAGCTCCAGTCGGAGCATCACCTTGGCAAGGGTCACAATCCGGATCGACGATGCCCTTTACGAGCGGCTGCAGCGCCGTTCCCGTAAAGTCGGCGTCAGCGTCGCCGAACTCCTCCGCCCCGCGATCGACCAGACCGCCGATCCCCGCGGCGGCTACGTCTACACGACGCAGGACGAAATCCTCTCCTGCGTCCTGCAGACGCTCTCTATCCTCGCGGCATCGGTGCGACGCCGGTCGCCCGAGACGCTCGAACAGGGCATGGCCGACGCCAGGGCGCTGCTCCTCGAAAAGGGGCTGCTCTCACCGGACGAACAGCCATGACCCGGCGCGCGGATCCCCACCTCACGGACACATGCCCGGCCTCGCGTTCCCCCTCGGCGGGCTTCCCGTCCGGCCGCGCGATTGCCTGCGATTATTCCCTGCCGGTCAGGGCCATCCCAAATCGGGGGGCATGCCGTAGCGCACCGCCAGCCGTTCGGGGGAGGGGCCGGCCATGAGCATCTTCCGCAACGACACGTTGGGGAGCTGGACGCGGGGCGGGCAGGCGATCGTCCACAATGTCCGCATGACCACCCAGGTCTTTTTCCAGACCGTGCTGGCCGGGCTGATCCTCTGGTTGATGGGGACCGGCTGGTATGCGTTCGAAAAGTCGACCGACTATCAGCGCTTCGTCCTCGCCAAGCTGGTGGAGGCGACCATCAAGGCGGATGCGGCGCCGGGGACCAATGACCCGGTGCTGTTCCGCACCCCCGACGGGCGCCAATACTGGACCTCGGCCGACACCCTCGCCGACTCCGGTGTCGCGAAGCAGGCGCTCCACAAGCTCGAAAAGGACCTCATCCACGGGGCGGCCATTGCCGGTGTGGTCGCCCTCTTCGGACTGGTCAGTGCCTGGTTCTATTTTACCCGAACCGGGAAGGGGCTCGGCTCCAACGAATATCTGCGCGGCGCCCGCTTCGGGACGGCCTCGGAAGTGCGGCGCGCGCTCCGAGGGCAGAAGAAGGGGGCGCTCACAATCGGCGGCGTCGCCGTGCCGGAAGCCTTCGAGCCCGAACATATCCTGCTGGTCGGCGCGCCCGGCACGGGCAAGACCAACCTCATCACCACCATGCTCGAAGGCATCCGCAAGCAGGGTAAGCGGGCGATCGTCTATGACACGGCCGGGAGCTTCGTCGAGAAATTCTATCGCCCCGGCAGGGACATCCTGCTCAACCCGCTCGACAAGCGCACCGACATCTGGAGTCCCTGGGTCGATGTTCCGCGGGAGTATCATTACGACCAGATCGCGGAATCCACGATCCCCGACAAACATGGCGATCCGTTCTGGAGCAAGGCCGCGCGCGGCACGCTGGTCGCGGTCCTGCGCAAGCTCGCGCGGCAGAAGCACACGCTCATCTCGGTCCTGCTTGATCGGGTGCTGCGTTCCCCGCTCGCCGATCTTGCCGCCTATGTGAAGGGCACCGATGCCGCCGCTTTCATCTCCGCCGAGGGGGAGCGCACCTCGGCCGGCGTCCAGGCCGAGCTTGCCTCGGTCATGCGCAGCTTCGCCTATCTCGACGATACCGAGGACGGC
This genomic window from Caenibius tardaugens NBRC 16725 contains:
- a CDS encoding type IV secretion system DNA-binding domain-containing protein codes for the protein MSIFRNDTLGSWTRGGQAIVHNVRMTTQVFFQTVLAGLILWLMGTGWYAFEKSTDYQRFVLAKLVEATIKADAAPGTNDPVLFRTPDGRQYWTSADTLADSGVAKQALHKLEKDLIHGAAIAGVVALFGLVSAWFYFTRTGKGLGSNEYLRGARFGTASEVRRALRGQKKGALTIGGVAVPEAFEPEHILLVGAPGTGKTNLITTMLEGIRKQGKRAIVYDTAGSFVEKFYRPGRDILLNPLDKRTDIWSPWVDVPREYHYDQIAESTIPDKHGDPFWSKAARGTLVAVLRKLARQKHTLISVLLDRVLRSPLADLAAYVKGTDAAAFISAEGERTSAGVQAELASVMRSFAYLDDTEDGFSIRRWVEDEKDDSWLFVTVKADQLPSLRPLITVWLDIAISAIMSLTPDRDRRLYCVIDELPTLQKLPSLSDFLARARKYGGCGILGFQSYPQLTATYGKEDAAAITGYCSTWVALRANDSDTSELISKNLGRVEQVEANEGMSYGVNDMRDGVNLSRMQVTRPLVLDTEVTHLPNLSGFLRFGRNLPVVRFTDRFNPLPSIAAAFVERTEPPKRLPLGKAIISQAWAERRARQAREEAARRGQGPGHPDTPPSPGTGQGDLFTGEANPPPAREPTQEPPSLPDPQDAVPQDEVFGPTDHSDSGMTDEGAPIDDHPDEENRVATPIPLLGATRGTIRVRLDSHGRSEGPREKAKPA
- a CDS encoding ribbon-helix-helix protein, CopG family, with the translated sequence MARVTIRIDDALYERLQRRSRKVGVSVAELLRPAIDQTADPRGGYVYTTQDEILSCVLQTLSILAASVRRRSPETLEQGMADARALLLEKGLLSPDEQP